One genomic segment of Halorientalis litorea includes these proteins:
- a CDS encoding TRAP transporter permease yields the protein MPDSNTSEQADSEGRGSRLLRAKYAALLALGIGGVIYHLWFAYTGGIEMDKHMIIHLGMMMLAVGIAQFDVRALSGGLLHRLDNLVVIPVESAAGVAVAVYFWTNYNRLAYQSIGIYTEMDFIVGTVLILLSLDLTRRAFGIMLPLVGLAGLVYALFGPYFPGILNHQGLPLERLVTSSTVAFNGIYDIILQVSATYIVIFIIFAAFLESYGALGYFIKVGAKAGSYFKSGITQTAVISSLGMGSVNGSAAANSATTGAFTIPLLKDQGIDRNTAASIESVASSGGQIMPPIMGAAAFIMADITGTSYTHIITIGLLPALLFYGTVAFAVHSLTLKEGADLEELTGNLEEADTEFDDDSEDVVRTVDDISLGTQSDRSGILDDTKKSGGVLSALVEGMYLWLPVLVLVYLLMVLRFTPLFAGFWTIVVTIPTALVQRILTTDDNREAVRTFVGDTLDACRLGIVNTAAIALATAVMGMFVGVLNLTGFTQTFAQSLVNLSGGVFALLLLFAMVAAILFGMGMPTVAAYIVSVLLIAPSLAQLGVRIETAHFFVFYFAILSAITPPVAIACIITSELANGKFWRVAKKSLLLGAPLFVLPYVFVANEELLYWSVPGTLVTAPLAFLGLIGISNALLKYMNGPLSRLEQGGLLVASVGVLFAPVLPMNGSMALGIRVACAVALLAFLGWKNDVPAQLRRIAGAA from the coding sequence ATGCCGGACAGTAACACGAGCGAGCAGGCCGACTCGGAGGGCCGTGGCTCCCGATTGCTCCGGGCCAAGTACGCGGCACTGCTCGCGCTCGGTATCGGTGGTGTGATTTACCATCTCTGGTTCGCCTACACGGGCGGCATCGAGATGGACAAACACATGATCATCCACCTCGGGATGATGATGCTCGCTGTCGGCATCGCTCAGTTCGACGTCAGGGCACTCTCGGGAGGACTCCTGCATCGACTGGACAACCTCGTGGTGATTCCGGTCGAGTCAGCCGCTGGCGTCGCCGTCGCCGTCTACTTCTGGACGAACTACAACCGACTCGCCTACCAGTCCATCGGCATCTACACCGAGATGGACTTTATCGTCGGCACCGTGTTGATACTGTTGTCGCTGGATTTGACCCGCCGGGCGTTCGGTATCATGCTCCCGCTGGTCGGCCTCGCGGGGCTCGTGTACGCGCTCTTTGGCCCGTACTTCCCCGGAATCCTCAATCACCAAGGCCTGCCGCTCGAACGGCTGGTGACCTCCTCGACGGTGGCGTTCAACGGCATCTACGACATCATCCTGCAGGTGTCGGCGACGTACATCGTGATATTCATCATCTTCGCCGCGTTCCTCGAGTCCTACGGCGCGCTGGGATACTTCATCAAGGTCGGCGCGAAGGCCGGGAGTTACTTCAAGTCGGGCATCACGCAGACGGCGGTGATTTCGAGCCTCGGGATGGGGTCGGTCAACGGGAGCGCGGCCGCCAACTCGGCGACGACGGGTGCGTTCACCATCCCCCTGCTGAAAGACCAAGGTATCGACAGGAACACGGCCGCTTCCATCGAGTCAGTGGCCTCGTCGGGTGGCCAGATTATGCCACCCATCATGGGTGCGGCGGCGTTCATCATGGCCGATATCACCGGGACGAGTTACACCCACATCATCACTATCGGACTCCTCCCGGCACTGTTGTTCTACGGCACAGTCGCGTTCGCAGTCCACTCGCTGACGCTCAAAGAGGGTGCTGACCTCGAAGAACTGACCGGAAACCTAGAAGAGGCCGATACCGAATTCGACGACGACTCGGAGGATGTCGTCCGGACGGTGGACGACATCTCGCTCGGCACACAGTCTGACCGGTCTGGTATTCTCGATGACACGAAGAAGTCAGGAGGTGTCCTCTCGGCACTCGTCGAGGGGATGTACCTGTGGTTGCCGGTGCTCGTTCTGGTCTACCTATTGATGGTGTTGCGGTTCACGCCGCTGTTCGCTGGCTTTTGGACTATCGTGGTCACGATTCCGACGGCGTTGGTCCAGCGGATACTGACGACAGACGACAACCGCGAGGCGGTGCGGACGTTCGTCGGTGACACGCTTGACGCGTGTCGGTTGGGTATCGTGAACACGGCTGCAATCGCACTGGCGACGGCAGTGATGGGCATGTTCGTGGGCGTGTTGAATCTAACTGGGTTCACGCAGACGTTCGCGCAGAGTCTGGTGAACCTCTCCGGCGGTGTGTTCGCGCTGTTGCTGCTGTTCGCGATGGTCGCTGCCATCCTCTTCGGGATGGGCATGCCGACGGTTGCGGCGTACATCGTCAGCGTCCTCCTCATCGCGCCGTCGCTGGCACAGCTCGGCGTGCGCATCGAGACGGCCCACTTCTTCGTGTTCTACTTCGCGATTCTGTCGGCGATTACGCCGCCGGTAGCCATCGCGTGTATCATCACGTCGGAGTTAGCGAACGGGAAATTCTGGCGGGTCGCCAAGAAATCGCTTCTCTTGGGTGCCCCACTGTTCGTACTCCCGTACGTGTTCGTAGCCAACGAGGAGTTGCTGTACTGGAGCGTACCCGGGACACTTGTCACCGCCCCGCTCGCGTTCCTCGGGTTGATAGGCATCTCGAACGCGTTGCTGAAGTACATGAACGGTCCGCTCAGTCGCCTCGAACAGGGCGGGTTGCTGGTGGCATCAGTGGGCGTGCTGTTCGCGCCGGTGCTGCCGATGAACGGGTCGATGGCCCTCGGCATTCGAGTCGCGTGTGCCGTCGCACTCCTCGCGTTCCTCGGCTGGAAGAACGACGTGCCGGCGCAACTCCGTCGTATCGCCGGGGCGGCGTAG